A genomic stretch from Bos javanicus breed banteng chromosome 29, ARS-OSU_banteng_1.0, whole genome shotgun sequence includes:
- the ASCL2 gene encoding achaete-scute homolog 2, with protein MDSRALPRPAPPAPGVPGCCAARRRPESPELLRCSRRRRPGAVDPGSGAAAVARRNERERNRVKLVNLGFQALRQHVPHGGASKKLSKVETLRSAVEYIRALQRLLAEHDAVRAALAGGLLAPAVRHPLPRAPSGTPATAASPSCASSSPGRGHSSEPGSPRSAYSSDDSGCEGALSPAERELLDFSSWLGGY; from the coding sequence ATGGACAGCCGCGCACTACCCCGGCCCGCGCCCCCGGCGCCTGGTGTCCCGGGCTGCTGCGCCGCTCGGCGGCGACCGGAGTCCCCAGAGCTGCTCCGCTGCAGCCGCCGGAGGCGGCCGGGCGCGGTGGACCCCGGCAGTGGAGCGGCGGCCGTGGCGCGGCGCAATGAACGCGAGCGCAACCGCGTGAAGCTGGTGAACTTGGGGTTCCAGGCGCTGCGGCAGCACGTGCCGCACGGCGGTGCCAGCAAGAAGTTGAGCAAGGTGGAGACGCTGCGCTCGGCGGTGGAGTACATCCGCGCCTTGCAGCGCCTGCTGGCGGAGCACGATGCTGTGCGGGCCGCCCTGGCCGGGGGGCTTCTGGCCCCGGCCGTGCGCCACCCCCTGCCCCGCGCTCCATCGGGGACCCCCGCCACCGCCGCCTCGCCCTCCTGCGCCTCGTCGTCCCCTGGTCGTGGGCACAGCTCGGAGCCCGGGTCCCCGCGTTCCGCCTACTCGTCGGACGACAGCGGCTGTGAGGGCGCCCTGAGCCCCGCGGAGCGCGAGCTGCTCGACTTCTCCAGCTGGTTAGGGGGCTACTGA